In Spirosoma aureum, a single genomic region encodes these proteins:
- the rpmF gene encoding 50S ribosomal protein L32: MAHPKRRHSSTRRDKRRTHYKATAVTLSTDAQTGEVHERHHAHVFEGNLFYKGQIIIENYAKTA; this comes from the coding sequence ATGGCACACCCCAAACGACGCCACTCCAGCACCCGGCGCGATAAGCGCAGAACTCATTACAAGGCTACGGCCGTAACCCTCTCGACCGACGCCCAGACTGGCGAAGTTCATGAGCGTCATCATGCTCACGTTTTTGAGGGCAATCTATTTTACAAAGGGCAAATTATCATTGAGAATTACGCTAAAACAGCCTAA
- a CDS encoding YceD family protein → MNTLRAYDINIVGLDNKRYEYDFTSGDAFFAALEQDLIQKGNVQTHLILDKSETMIRLAFHITGAVEQICDRSLDEYDEPVDTQQTMLLKFGDHNEELSDEIELIERNTATINIARYIFEFISLSLPMKRLHPRFRDEDDEIDDEQNGKVIYRSDAETTNEDDQPAIDPRWAALRKLSDN, encoded by the coding sequence GTGAATACACTACGCGCATACGACATCAACATTGTCGGGCTGGATAACAAACGCTACGAATACGACTTTACGTCGGGGGATGCGTTTTTTGCCGCGCTTGAGCAGGATTTGATCCAAAAAGGGAACGTTCAGACGCACCTGATTCTGGACAAGTCGGAGACAATGATTCGGCTGGCTTTTCATATTACGGGCGCCGTTGAACAGATTTGCGATCGGAGCCTTGATGAATATGATGAACCCGTCGACACGCAGCAGACGATGCTGCTGAAGTTTGGTGACCATAACGAAGAATTGAGCGACGAAATTGAACTGATTGAGCGTAACACGGCGACCATTAATATAGCCCGTTACATTTTTGAGTTCATCAGTCTGTCGCTACCCATGAAGCGCCTGCATCCCCGTTTTCGTGATGAGGATGACGAAATTGACGATGAGCAGAACGGTAAAGTAATCTATCGCTCTGATGCTGAAACGACTAATGAAGACGACCAGCCTGCTATTGACCCTCGCTGGGCGGCCTTGCGTAAACTGAGTGACAACTAA
- a CDS encoding DMT family transporter, with protein sequence MLLTIITITTFAVLIRIVANPLSNVFQKQLTHRSADPLFVISATYGFLALTCLLFWPQLRFTGLPMAFWQSMLVVGLFAMVGNVFLVKALHIGDLSVLGPINAYKSVVGLIAGIFLLNEIPGWWGLAGVLLIVAGSYVVLSNKQQRKGFSWHLFQRQEVKLRLAALVFSAIDGAFLKKAIVLSTPAIAFFYWCLFGFGFTFIWIVLTMRNRWQEQTTLLFSQKITYLALFLTVGITQVASNVALAGMPVGYALALFQTSALVSVVFGYQFFNEQGIVRKLIGAGIMVAGAVLITVLG encoded by the coding sequence ATGCTATTAACAATTATTACCATTACCACCTTTGCCGTTTTGATCCGAATCGTAGCCAATCCGCTCTCGAATGTATTTCAGAAGCAGTTAACGCATCGATCCGCTGATCCACTCTTTGTTATCTCAGCAACTTACGGATTCCTGGCACTGACTTGTTTGCTATTCTGGCCACAGCTTCGCTTTACGGGTTTGCCAATGGCCTTCTGGCAAAGTATGCTGGTTGTAGGCCTGTTTGCGATGGTCGGAAATGTATTTCTGGTGAAAGCGCTTCATATCGGTGATCTGTCGGTGTTAGGACCCATTAATGCGTATAAATCAGTAGTAGGCCTTATTGCCGGCATTTTTTTGCTGAACGAAATTCCGGGCTGGTGGGGTCTGGCGGGCGTTCTGCTGATCGTTGCAGGGAGTTATGTGGTGCTGAGTAATAAGCAACAGCGCAAAGGCTTCTCCTGGCATCTATTTCAGCGACAGGAAGTGAAATTAAGGCTGGCAGCGCTGGTATTTTCGGCCATTGATGGGGCATTTCTGAAAAAAGCAATTGTCCTGTCGACGCCAGCTATCGCCTTTTTCTATTGGTGCCTGTTCGGCTTCGGTTTTACATTCATCTGGATCGTGCTCACTATGAGAAATCGCTGGCAGGAGCAGACAACGCTGCTGTTTTCGCAGAAAATTACGTACTTGGCCCTGTTCCTGACTGTGGGCATTACGCAGGTGGCCAGTAATGTGGCTCTGGCCGGTATGCCAGTGGGTTATGCTCTGGCATTATTCCAGACGTCGGCGCTGGTAAGTGTAGTATTCGGATACCAGTTTTTTAACGAACAGGGTATCGTTCGAAAGCTAATTGGAGCCGGTATTATGGTTGCTGGCGCTGTGCTGATTACCGTTCTGGGGTAA
- a CDS encoding cysteine hydrolase family protein, producing MTKAFLIIDTQFDFCHPDGALFVPGAEQDVERMANLIRQHADQIDHIVVTLDMHHLLDIAHPLFWQDENGQHPAPFTHISAEDVDAGRWVPRFSVEKARQYVHDLEADGQFQHFIWPEHCLIGSRGAALHDTLLDALKVWSRKRELDYVAVPKGLHPLSEHFGIFRAQVPDPNVPETQLNTKLIADLERFDMVYLMGEAKSHCVANSLKQILDFAPSLIAKTVVVTDCMSDVTNLGYLADSIYAEAHSRNVRFVTADAIFG from the coding sequence GTGACAAAGGCCTTCCTTATTATTGATACACAATTTGATTTCTGCCATCCCGATGGGGCCTTGTTTGTGCCAGGGGCTGAGCAGGACGTTGAGCGTATGGCGAACCTCATTCGCCAACATGCCGATCAGATCGATCATATTGTTGTGACGCTCGATATGCATCATCTGCTCGATATTGCTCACCCACTGTTCTGGCAGGATGAAAATGGGCAACATCCCGCCCCTTTTACTCACATTTCAGCCGAGGACGTAGACGCAGGACGTTGGGTGCCTCGTTTTTCGGTCGAAAAGGCTCGTCAGTATGTTCATGATCTGGAGGCCGATGGCCAGTTTCAGCACTTTATATGGCCTGAACATTGCCTGATCGGCTCGCGTGGTGCCGCCCTGCACGATACATTGCTCGATGCCCTAAAAGTATGGTCGCGGAAGCGAGAACTCGATTATGTGGCCGTTCCGAAAGGACTGCATCCATTGTCAGAGCATTTTGGAATCTTTCGGGCGCAGGTGCCTGACCCGAACGTACCTGAAACGCAGCTTAACACGAAGCTAATCGCTGATCTTGAGCGTTTTGATATGGTCTATCTGATGGGGGAAGCTAAATCGCATTGCGTAGCCAACAGTTTGAAACAGATTCTGGACTTTGCTCCGAGTCTTATCGCTAAAACTGTCGTTGTAACGGATTGCATGTCGGATGTGACCAACCTGGGCTATCTTGCTGACTCGATTTATGCGGAAGCTCATTCACGAAACGTGCGTTTTGTGACGGCTGACGCGATTTTTGGCTGA
- a CDS encoding LON peptidase substrate-binding domain-containing protein, translated as MEKRLPLFPLNLIVYPGEDLNLHIFEPRYRQLINECLEEERTFGIPAFINNKLPGYGTEMHVTTLHKRYDDGRMDIKSKGVTVFRLVNFENPVAGKLYAGGDVELVEPGDGFSAHVIPLTERLERLYNLLQIETDYDSASANFSYKVAHKVGLSVEQEYELLTLETEAERQLFLIQHLNNVLPVVADMERTKQRIRMNGHFRNLDPLNF; from the coding sequence ATGGAAAAGAGGTTACCGCTGTTCCCGCTTAATCTAATCGTTTATCCGGGCGAAGATTTGAACCTTCACATCTTCGAGCCGCGCTACCGCCAACTCATTAATGAATGTCTGGAAGAAGAGCGGACATTCGGGATTCCGGCCTTTATCAACAACAAATTGCCAGGCTACGGAACCGAAATGCACGTAACAACCCTTCACAAGCGCTACGACGATGGCCGGATGGACATTAAATCGAAAGGGGTAACTGTTTTTCGGTTAGTCAATTTTGAAAATCCAGTAGCCGGAAAACTCTACGCTGGCGGTGATGTCGAACTGGTTGAACCCGGTGATGGCTTTAGTGCTCATGTCATTCCGCTGACAGAACGGCTGGAACGGCTTTACAATTTATTGCAGATTGAAACGGATTACGATTCTGCCAGCGCCAATTTCTCGTATAAAGTCGCTCACAAAGTTGGCCTGTCCGTTGAGCAGGAATATGAACTCCTGACGCTTGAAACCGAGGCCGAGCGTCAGCTTTTTCTGATCCAGCATCTCAATAATGTGTTGCCTGTCGTTGCCGATATGGAGCGCACCAAGCAACGCATTCGCATGAATGGCCATTTCAGGAACCTCGATCCACTCAATTTTTGA
- a CDS encoding NUDIX hydrolase — MSKHQEALQDAPKFRFWKSQMESNGIKINAINDFYIRRRHNGEVLFAMLEVDADTPEGDKIPPALFLKGHAASILVSLIDKETKEKFVVLVRQRRISDGSHTYEHPAGMVDAGDAPDEVAARELGEEIGLAVTAADLTKLNPRLWFPSTGTSDEAMHFFFIERELPRDEIMAFHHKDMGNQSEFERITTVVTTLPEAHKVVNNVNGLLIHFLYLQHVGDYETMKLL, encoded by the coding sequence ATGAGTAAACATCAAGAAGCCCTTCAGGATGCGCCAAAATTCCGGTTCTGGAAAAGTCAGATGGAAAGCAATGGCATCAAGATTAACGCTATTAATGATTTTTATATCCGGCGTCGGCATAATGGCGAAGTGCTGTTTGCCATGCTTGAAGTAGATGCCGACACCCCCGAAGGCGATAAAATTCCGCCCGCCCTGTTTCTGAAAGGCCATGCGGCCTCAATCCTGGTTTCGCTGATTGATAAAGAGACGAAAGAGAAATTTGTGGTATTGGTACGACAGCGTCGCATTTCGGATGGCTCCCACACTTACGAACACCCCGCCGGGATGGTCGATGCCGGTGATGCTCCAGATGAAGTAGCCGCCCGCGAATTAGGAGAAGAAATTGGTTTGGCCGTTACAGCCGCTGATCTTACGAAGCTAAACCCACGGCTGTGGTTCCCGAGTACGGGTACCAGTGATGAAGCCATGCATTTTTTCTTTATCGAACGCGAACTGCCACGCGACGAAATCATGGCCTTCCACCATAAAGATATGGGCAATCAATCTGAATTTGAGCGCATTACAACCGTAGTAACAACATTACCCGAAGCGCACAAAGTAGTGAATAATGTCAACGGTCTGCTGATTCATTTCCTCTACCTGCAACACGTTGGCGATTATGAAACGATGAAATTGCTATAA
- a CDS encoding phosphodiester glycosidase family protein, giving the protein MCQVRVALLCSIGLVSTASLYAQSKTDSLQVKHANWRSTRLNRHIVWQEAHFDSLFKAQQNINLIVLKNRRRRPTVALASAGDSLKPTSWFGQKFNALVALNGTFFDTKNGGSVDLIKIDGQVMDTTRVSGKPLVEHQQAAIVIHRNKVQIVFGGNRPGWDRQLSEEHIMTTGPLLLQNSKPHPLIKNAFNDNRHPRTCLCLGPGKQLILATVDGRNANAQGMNLHELTDLMRWLGCRDAINLDGGGSTTLWIRSVGQGSQGVVNYPSDSKQWIHTGERPVSNVVLIR; this is encoded by the coding sequence ATGTGTCAAGTCCGGGTTGCCTTGCTTTGCAGTATCGGTTTAGTAAGTACCGCTTCGCTGTATGCTCAATCCAAAACCGATTCGTTACAGGTCAAACATGCAAACTGGCGAAGTACCCGCCTTAATCGACATATCGTTTGGCAGGAAGCCCACTTCGACAGCTTGTTTAAAGCCCAACAAAATATAAATCTGATCGTCCTCAAAAACCGGCGCCGACGGCCAACGGTAGCCCTGGCTTCTGCGGGCGATAGCCTAAAACCAACCAGCTGGTTTGGGCAGAAATTCAATGCACTGGTGGCCCTCAACGGTACATTCTTCGACACGAAAAATGGGGGTTCGGTGGATCTGATCAAGATTGATGGGCAGGTTATGGATACAACCCGCGTGTCGGGCAAACCACTGGTCGAGCACCAACAGGCCGCTATTGTAATTCACCGCAACAAGGTTCAGATTGTATTTGGCGGGAATCGGCCCGGTTGGGATCGTCAGCTATCCGAAGAGCATATAATGACAACCGGCCCACTCCTGCTCCAAAATAGCAAACCACACCCGCTGATTAAAAATGCGTTCAACGATAACCGTCACCCGCGTACCTGCCTGTGTTTAGGTCCGGGCAAACAACTTATTCTGGCCACGGTTGATGGCCGTAATGCCAATGCCCAGGGAATGAATCTTCACGAACTGACCGACTTAATGCGCTGGCTCGGTTGCCGCGATGCCATTAACCTCGACGGGGGCGGTTCAACAACGCTCTGGATTCGTTCGGTCGGTCAGGGTAGCCAGGGCGTGGTCAATTACCCGTCTGACAGTAAACAATGGATTCATACCGGCGAGCGGCCTGTTAGCAACGTCGTACTGATTCGATAA
- a CDS encoding S9 family peptidase, translating to MLKQTFLFLFLTAQVVHAQTKSKVIVTDLTRIKQVGGIELSPDGQQAIYTLTTIEPNTDQKEEYEYKTHIYQTGLKAGDPKALTRGSESARQPTWSPDGQRIAFVRTVKGKGQIFIMSLNGGEAWQLTNSTYGASNPIWSPDGKRIAFSSGVTTTQMLADSLLNPGKNGPAWSLEKPGFANNNFIKIDKKIKANPDGSLAEIRAYLNKDVDDKKAKVITRLNFQGESTTEPEISFTHLYVIDVAEGAIPKPLTRGFYSFQAGSWLPNGQGLLAVTDRDSLKHPDREQDNAIVFIPANGAGTRTIVLAEAGKSYGSPEISPDGKQLAFLVSPSEGVNFAQIGLASLSGAMVSNSQLVTFDRAAGNLTWTTLPVSGKGKKAAPGYAIYFTASANGGAPLYRLDPATRQVTQLTTFDSGVTAFDVVGDQVVFAKTEVVNPSELYLTNAEAKAQTKLSNHNDWVVQRQLSLPEKRTYKNSLGQTVDYWIMKPAFAETGKKYPLLLNMHGGPTAMWGPGEASMWHEFQYMCSQGYGVVYANPRGSGGYGLNFQRANIKDWGTGPAEDVLAAATDAAKEAWVDTSRQVITGGSYAGYLTAWIVGHDNRFKAAFAQRGVYDLTTFLGEGNAWRLIPNYFAFPWTPDAKVLDANSPYTFVQNIKTPLLIKHGENDLRTGPIQSEMMYKSLKILGRPVEYVRMPGATHELSRSGNVRQRIDRMLRIYEFFERYVGPDAQGLTQK from the coding sequence ATGCTAAAACAAACTTTCCTCTTTCTTTTTCTGACGGCACAGGTTGTGCATGCTCAGACCAAATCTAAAGTCATTGTTACTGACCTGACGCGAATTAAACAGGTGGGTGGCATCGAATTGTCCCCAGATGGCCAACAAGCTATTTATACACTGACAACCATTGAGCCAAACACCGATCAGAAGGAAGAGTATGAGTATAAAACGCATATTTACCAGACTGGGCTAAAAGCCGGAGATCCCAAAGCACTGACTCGGGGAAGTGAATCGGCACGCCAGCCTACCTGGTCGCCCGATGGTCAGCGCATTGCCTTTGTACGCACCGTGAAGGGGAAAGGTCAGATTTTCATCATGTCACTGAACGGCGGTGAAGCCTGGCAGCTAACCAATAGTACGTATGGAGCATCGAATCCAATCTGGTCGCCTGATGGCAAGCGGATTGCATTTTCAAGTGGCGTAACGACAACGCAGATGCTGGCCGATTCGTTATTGAATCCAGGCAAAAACGGCCCAGCCTGGTCGCTCGAAAAACCAGGCTTTGCCAATAACAACTTCATCAAAATAGACAAAAAGATTAAAGCGAACCCTGATGGATCGCTGGCCGAAATCCGGGCATACCTGAACAAAGACGTTGACGATAAAAAAGCAAAAGTTATCACCCGACTTAATTTTCAGGGCGAATCGACCACCGAGCCGGAGATCTCGTTCACCCATCTATACGTGATCGATGTAGCCGAAGGAGCAATACCCAAACCCCTGACGCGAGGTTTCTATTCGTTTCAGGCAGGTAGCTGGTTGCCCAACGGCCAGGGTTTATTGGCTGTAACTGATCGCGATTCGCTAAAACATCCCGACCGCGAGCAGGATAATGCGATCGTGTTTATTCCTGCCAATGGCGCTGGCACCCGAACGATCGTTCTGGCCGAAGCAGGTAAAAGCTACGGTTCTCCCGAAATCTCACCTGATGGCAAGCAATTAGCCTTTCTGGTCAGTCCGTCGGAAGGGGTCAATTTCGCACAAATTGGCCTGGCATCCCTGTCAGGGGCAATGGTATCGAACAGTCAGCTTGTTACCTTCGACCGGGCTGCTGGAAACCTGACCTGGACAACACTGCCTGTTTCGGGCAAAGGCAAAAAAGCGGCACCCGGCTATGCCATCTATTTCACGGCATCGGCAAACGGTGGCGCTCCTCTCTATCGGCTTGATCCGGCGACGCGACAGGTTACCCAGCTGACAACGTTTGACAGTGGCGTAACGGCTTTCGACGTGGTCGGTGATCAGGTTGTTTTTGCAAAAACCGAAGTCGTAAACCCATCGGAATTATACCTTACCAACGCAGAAGCCAAGGCACAAACCAAACTGAGCAATCATAATGACTGGGTTGTTCAGAGGCAGCTTAGCTTGCCCGAAAAGCGTACCTATAAAAACTCGCTTGGCCAAACGGTCGATTATTGGATCATGAAGCCTGCATTTGCTGAGACTGGCAAAAAATATCCGCTTCTGCTAAACATGCACGGTGGGCCAACAGCCATGTGGGGACCCGGTGAGGCTTCGATGTGGCATGAATTTCAGTACATGTGTTCGCAGGGCTATGGTGTCGTCTATGCAAACCCGCGCGGATCAGGTGGTTACGGCCTGAATTTCCAGCGGGCTAATATTAAAGATTGGGGCACTGGCCCTGCCGAAGATGTGCTGGCAGCTGCCACCGATGCCGCTAAAGAAGCCTGGGTCGATACGAGCCGGCAGGTTATTACGGGTGGGTCGTATGCGGGTTACCTGACAGCCTGGATCGTTGGGCACGACAACCGGTTCAAGGCAGCGTTTGCCCAGCGGGGTGTTTATGACCTTACCACATTCCTTGGCGAAGGAAATGCCTGGCGCCTGATCCCGAATTATTTTGCCTTTCCCTGGACCCCCGATGCCAAAGTACTGGATGCCAATTCGCCGTACACCTTCGTACAGAATATCAAAACGCCCCTCCTGATCAAACACGGTGAAAATGACCTTCGCACGGGGCCAATTCAGAGTGAAATGATGTACAAGAGTCTAAAAATTCTGGGCCGCCCGGTCGAATACGTCCGAATGCCGGGTGCCACCCATGAACTGAGTCGGTCGGGTAATGTTCGTCAGCGTATTGACCGAATGTTAAGAATTTATGAGTTCTTCGAGCGGTACGTTGGCCCCGATGCACAGGGACTGACACAGAAATAA
- a CDS encoding DinB family protein, whose protein sequence is MTKSDIQVMPKFFDRYINLAENIDIIEALTQTATFASLIPIETLEALGDLRYAPGKWTVKDILQHVIDNERIMTYRAMRFARNDKTALPGYDEELFGQNANATRRSLIDLYDEYAILRKASICLFKSFDEEMLMRDGTCFNQTISALALGYVVVGHALHHATIIRERYLPLLD, encoded by the coding sequence ATGACCAAATCCGACATTCAGGTGATGCCAAAGTTTTTCGACCGATACATTAATCTGGCCGAGAATATCGACATCATCGAGGCTCTGACTCAAACCGCTACTTTTGCCAGCCTGATTCCGATTGAAACCCTGGAAGCCCTGGGCGACCTTCGTTATGCACCAGGGAAATGGACCGTTAAAGATATCCTGCAGCATGTTATTGACAATGAGCGAATTATGACCTACCGGGCTATGCGCTTTGCCCGTAACGACAAGACAGCCTTACCAGGATATGACGAGGAGTTGTTCGGGCAAAACGCTAATGCTACCCGACGGTCACTTATTGATCTATACGACGAGTACGCTATTCTCAGAAAGGCAAGTATCTGTCTGTTCAAAAGCTTTGATGAGGAGATGCTAATGCGTGATGGCACCTGCTTCAATCAAACTATTTCTGCCCTGGCACTGGGTTACGTTGTGGTAGGCCACGCCCTTCACCACGCTACCATTATCCGGGAGCGCTATCTGCCCCTACTTGATTAA
- a CDS encoding sulfatase-like hydrolase/transferase, producing the protein MKTVTLYALLLFYSPLLWAQKTVSIKSESGHTTSNDHKAKLNILHIHADDFKADAIHLLGNKDVHTPNLDKLVEKGFHFSRAYTMGSMIGAVCLPSRTMLLTGRSWLRIPGQKAAAGNASDSNTFLPKVMEHAGYQTWHYGKGGNEFIEGVKAFQTNIIDDARGQQRVESSKNLADKTIEFLKTRSNNQESSPFYIYLAPPVPHDPRIAEAKFHEMYQADTIKLSPSFKPLHPFNNGDMKVRDETLAPWPRTEQDTKKQLADYYACITGLDYHIGRIFDALKESNQWENTIIIFSGDNGLSMGDHGLFGKQNLYEFGGMHVPLLFFGPGIPKGRSDALVYLMDVFPTIAGVGNAPLPDKVEGKSLMPIITGKGQKVRELMYTGYKNCMRSIRNENWKLIRYPLINHTQLFNIKEDPYELNDLSDQSRKKGLIDKMMKLLTQEMAAYADDAPLVVDKPLKKDWNSTTDK; encoded by the coding sequence ATGAAAACCGTAACACTTTACGCATTACTGCTTTTTTATTCACCGTTATTATGGGCACAGAAGACCGTTTCGATAAAATCCGAAAGTGGGCATACAACATCAAATGACCATAAAGCAAAACTTAATATTTTGCATATTCATGCTGACGATTTTAAAGCTGATGCCATCCATTTATTGGGTAATAAAGATGTACATACGCCTAATTTAGATAAGCTAGTAGAAAAAGGATTTCATTTTTCTAGAGCATATACCATGGGCTCAATGATTGGCGCTGTTTGTCTTCCGAGCAGAACCATGTTATTGACAGGTCGTTCCTGGTTAAGGATACCTGGACAAAAAGCCGCTGCGGGAAATGCCAGTGACTCCAACACTTTTCTACCGAAGGTTATGGAGCATGCGGGCTATCAAACCTGGCATTACGGTAAAGGAGGGAATGAATTTATAGAAGGTGTAAAAGCCTTTCAAACAAACATAATTGATGACGCAAGGGGGCAGCAAAGGGTTGAGAGCAGTAAAAATTTAGCCGATAAAACCATTGAATTTCTTAAAACACGTTCGAATAACCAAGAAAGCAGTCCATTTTATATCTATTTGGCTCCACCAGTTCCTCATGATCCAAGAATTGCTGAAGCCAAGTTCCACGAAATGTATCAGGCAGATACCATTAAACTTTCCCCTTCATTTAAGCCATTACATCCTTTCAATAATGGTGATATGAAAGTTAGAGATGAAACACTTGCCCCTTGGCCAAGAACAGAACAGGACACCAAAAAACAATTGGCTGACTATTATGCGTGTATTACGGGGCTTGATTACCATATAGGCCGAATCTTTGATGCGCTAAAGGAATCGAATCAGTGGGAGAATACTATTATCATCTTTAGTGGGGATAATGGTCTATCGATGGGTGATCATGGTTTATTTGGAAAGCAGAATTTGTATGAATTTGGAGGAATGCACGTTCCGCTACTATTTTTTGGCCCTGGAATTCCAAAAGGCAGATCAGATGCATTGGTTTATCTAATGGATGTCTTTCCTACGATAGCCGGAGTTGGTAATGCTCCGTTACCGGATAAAGTGGAAGGTAAGTCGCTGATGCCAATCATCACTGGAAAGGGCCAGAAAGTTCGAGAGTTGATGTATACCGGATATAAAAACTGTATGAGATCCATCCGAAATGAAAATTGGAAATTAATCCGATACCCTTTAATCAACCATACCCAATTATTTAATATAAAAGAGGATCCTTATGAATTAAATGACCTATCTGACCAGTCGCGCAAAAAAGGCTTAATTGACAAGATGATGAAATTATTAACGCAGGAAATGGCCGCATATGCTGATGATGCACCATTAGTAGTGGACAAACCCCTAAAAAAAGATTGGAATTCGACTACTGATAAGTAA